A genomic segment from Plasmodium coatneyi strain Hackeri chromosome 1, complete sequence encodes:
- a CDS encoding KIR protein, protein MVQPADTNKLPSEKMYGALDKGVGRTSCVLGGNWQNHRNLKQKVEELLKRYYINNGNLADRIVRNYCVACNSTGEGEFVSLSNSDRYSFFYFWLGDKLGDRRSMVMREIYPKLEGSAGTCGCTNLYDDITKERFGQGKTLFDYYYNYRKLQNGQERNKYCSSLEYKKSLCTAQTTYKTLSGKCETTGNDKYCTEFKKKKPEGKEYGPPQPLTCPKAIACTEQHTENTLTSETLSGEEVTRLSASSGPGQHEAHGPEVRPPGPALSTVPDKEGKKPTATPKKPSAGDDFDLGDAVVDGVSGDEGRGGSDGGGSQLQLQQKQQQQQLPSASASSGVDSSTIGGGAAAGVAGVVLPALAFYLYKVSIPNTGI, encoded by the exons ATGGTTCAACCG GCTGACACCAATAAATTACCCTCAGAGAAAATGTATGGTGCATTAGACAAAGGAGTAGGGCGAACAAGTTGCGTACTTGGGGGGAACTGGCAGAACCATAGAAATTTAAAACAGAAGGTAGAagaattattaaaaaggtaTTATATTAATAATGGGAATTTGGCCGACAGAATCGTAAGGAACTACTGTGTAGCATGTAACAGCACAGGGGAAGGGGAGTTCGTTTCTTTGTCCAATAGTGACCGTTATagcttcttttatttttggttaggagataaaTTAGGAGACCGTCGCTCAATGGTTATGAGGGAAATTTACCCTAAACTCGAAGGTTCCGCGGGCACATGTGGGTGCACCAATTTGTATGATGATATTACCAAAGAACGTTTCGGGCAGGGCAAAACactattcgattattattataactataggaaattacaaaatggaCAGGAGCGCAATAAATATTGCAGCAGTTTAGAATACAAGAAGTCCTTATGTACAGCACAAACAACATATAAAACATTAAGTGGAAAGTGCGAAACCACTGGCAATGATAAATATTGTAccgaatttaaaaaaaaaaaaccggaggggaaggaatatggGCCACCACAGCCATTAACATGCCCTAAAGCAATCGCTTGTACAGAACAACATACAGAAAATACTTTAACGAGTGAAACCCTCTCAGGGGAAGAAGTAACTCGCCTAAGTGCATCTTCAGGACCTGGACAACATGAAGCACATGGACCAGAAGTTAGACCACCAGGTCCAGCACTTAGTACAG ttccagataaggaaggaaaaaagcctACCGCAACACCAAAAAAACCTTCTGCCGGGGACGACTTCGACCTTGGCGACGCCGTGGTAgatggtgtctctggtgatgaaggaagaggaggttCTGATGGGGGTGGTAGCCAACTACAGCTTCAGcagaaacaacaacaacaacaattaccATCTGCTTCTGCCTCTTCCGGAGTGGACAGTAGCACTATTGGTGGCGGTGCTGCTGCTGGCGTTGCAGGAGTAGTATTACCAGCACTTGCtttctatctatataaggtaagtataCCTAACACaggaatat ga
- a CDS encoding SICA antigen — protein MEDDVNRLLDELKDYMNMKERGTNIPQICGSLQHKTDNNKTDQMKRICKRLVKIIYWMEGRNRNDKDWKYEKGKKEDGWRQYLKCIIGNRVILRILGNKCGAQKIIDVIASSMEGKAAKFPKKDAGMECAWVKTTDITSEEGLIRETVENWLKKEKKKDGGITELTEVMAWMECTEEEKRKEEEQQNGDCSNGRIIDLLKGGRSKELRKLVNIDPPDEKPAPSRDPPKFAPAAAEPGTEGTHSTKPGKKDDEESACKDSAEKTNTQGGPSSVHITAGCTSAKSLGAKTGLNDKDEENELIQRILKNYGTAVTLENPDNTVLTTSGTGITTDPTQNPGSSGPGAQQPQAPHSPAIQPSVEPTQPTPQVTPGTPGVSGPGSTGHQSPGSSGPGSTGTWKPGSSGPGSTGTWNPGSSGTGSTGTWNPGSSGTGSKGDAGPPPPGKPQGPPQQGGNKPQGSAPPSKPQTGSASGASTRAISTPATKTITTTRVSLPTAVPFVNKIDPSDRLTPYLPTIPVLIGTSVMSYLLWKYFFLDKKRKRYRRVPQVSGLRSLEEQLLDRVDDQDDGPHEYTLVKECRQPRSLPTGRTKRPKKQGVYRPVGRRGVGHRTIIDIHLEVLDECQKGDLHSKKKDFFEILVQEFMGSEFIKEENVPKEEVPGVNVPTEQVPSSDSGFRVNVLTEQVPSPDSCFKEEDFVPKEQFPS, from the exons atggaggaTGATGTGAATAGACTGTTAGACGAACTGAAGGATTATATGAACATGAAGGAACGGGGGACAAATATACCGCAAATATGTGGAAGTTTACAGCACAAAACGGATAATAACAAAACAGatcaaatgaaaagaatatgCAAAAGATTAGTAAAAATAATCTattggatggaaggaaggaacaggaaTGATAAAGACTGGAAAtacgaaaaagggaaaaaggaggatggGTGGAGGCAGTACCTAAAGTGTATAATAGGGAATAGAGTTATATTAAGAATTTTAGGGAATAAGTGTGGAGCTCAGAAAATTATAGATGTCATAGCAAGTtcgatggaaggaaaagcagCAAAGTTTCCGAAGAAGGATGCTGGGATGGAATGCGCCTGGGTTAAAACGACAGATATAACAAGTGAAGAAGGGTTAATCAGAGAAACAGTAGAAAATTggttaaagaaagaaaaaaagaaggacggTGGTATTACCGAGCTGACGGAAGTAATGGCATGGATGGAGTGTacagaagaggagaaaagaaaggaggaagagcaaCAAAATGGAGATTGCTCTAATGGAAGAATTATAGACCTATTGAAAGGAGGTCGATCAAAGGAATTACGGAAATTAGTCAATATAGACCCTCCAGATGAGAAACCGGCACCATCAAGGGATCCTCCGAAGTTCGCACCTGCAGCAGCAGAACCTGGCACGGAGGGAACTCACTCAACTAAACCAGGTAAGAAGGATGATGAGGAAAGTGCATGTAAGGATAGTGCTGAGAAAACTAATACTCAGGGTGGTCCCAGTAGTGTCCATATAACTGCAGGGTGTACATCTGCCAAATCCTTAGGAGCAAAGACGGGTCTTAATGATAAGGATGAGGAGAACGAACTCATCCAGAGAATATTGAAAAATTATGGAACTGCAGTAACACTGGAAAATCCTGATAACACTGTTCTCACAACTTCAGGTACAGGTATAACAACTGATCCAACTCAAAATCCAGGTTCCTCCGGCCCTGGTGCTCAGCAACCCCAGGCACCTCATTCTccag cTATACAACCTTCCGTAGAACCTACTCAACCTACTCCTCAAGTGACGCCAG GTACCCCTGGAGTATCTGGTCCTGGTAGTACTGGACACCAGTCTCCTGGTTCCTCCGGACCAGGTTCCACAGGAACTTGGAAACCTGGTTCCTCTGGTCCTGGTAGTACTGGAAcgtggaacccaggttcttcggGTACCGGCAGTACgggaacctggaatccaggttcttccggtaccGGCTCTAAGGGAGACGCAGGTCCACCACCACCGGGCAAACCACAgggaccaccacaacaaggtGGTAATAAACCACAAGGTTCAGCACCTCCAAGCAAACCACAAACAGGATCAGCATCAGGAGCATCAACAAGAGCAATATCAACACCAGCAACAaaaacaataacaacaacaagaGTATCACTACCTACAGCTGTTCCATTTGTTAACAAAATCGACCCTTCTGATcgccttaccccataccttcctaccattcctgttcTAATTGGTACTTCTGTTATGAGTTATCTcctctggaag tattttttccttgataaaaaaagaaaacgttacagaagagttCCTCAAGTATCTGGTCTTCGTTCTTtagaagaacaactccttgatCGTGTGGACGATCAGGatgatggtccacatgaatataccttagtaaaggaatgcagacaaccaagatctCTTCCAACGGGAAGAACGAAGAGGCCCAAAAAACAGGGCGTTTATCGCCCTGTGGGTCGCCGTGGTGTCGGTCACCGTacgattattgatattcatttagaagtcttagacgaatgtcaaaaaggggacctgcattcgaagaagaaagacttttttgaaattttggttcaagaattcatgggaagcgaatttataaaagaagaaaatgttccaaaggaagaggttcctgGGGTTAATGTCCCTacggaacaggttccaagttcagattccgggtttagggttaatgTTCTTacggaacaggttccaagtccAGATTCCTGTTtcaaggaggaagactttgttcctaaggagcagTTTCCAAGTTAA